The Xenopus tropicalis strain Nigerian chromosome 7, UCB_Xtro_10.0, whole genome shotgun sequence genome includes a region encoding these proteins:
- the LOC116412071 gene encoding chymotrypsin-like elastase family member 2A isoform X1, whose protein sequence is MTPLLVLVLCVAAVAYGQECGVPTYPPVESRVVNGQEVAPHSWPWQVSLQYIYDGYWYHTCGGSLIAPNWVLTAAHCISSENTYRVQLGKHNLQQFNDGQETIGVIGLFNHPQWNPNNLANGFDISLLKLEREVDYSDTIKPGCLPPAGYILPNQFGCYVTGWGYLQTEGPPSATLQQGLLKIVDYATCRRLDWWFINVKTSMICAGGDGNVASCYGDSGGPLNCKNADGVWEVHGVVSFGSASGCNINKKPSVFTRVSDYNSWIDQIMVNN, encoded by the exons ATGACTCCTCTGCTGGTCTTGGTGCTGTGCGTGGCTGCAG TAGCCTATGGGCAAGAATGTGGCGTTCCTACTTACCCACCCGTTGAATCCCGAGTGGTCAATGGGCAAGAGGTTGCTCCACACAGTTGGCCCTGGCAG GTGTCCCTGCAGTACATTTATGATGGATACTGGTATCACACGTGTGGGGGGAGCCTCATTGCACCCAACTGGGTTCTAACTGCCGCTCACTGTATCAG CTCAGAGAATACTTACAGGGTGCAACTTGGGAAACACAACCTCCAACAGTTTAACGATGGGCAGGAAACTATCGGCGTCATTGGACTTTTTAACCATCCTCAGTGGAACCCAAACAACTTGGCCAATGG ATTTGATATCTCACTCCTCAAACTGGAAAGAGAGGTGGATTACAGTGACACCATCAAGCCTGGCTGTTTGCCCCCCGCTGGGTACATCCTTCCCAACCAATTTGGCTGCTATGTAACAGGCTGGGGGTATTTGCAGA CGGAAGGGCCTCCATCAGCGACGCTGCAACAGGGGCTGTTAAAGATAGTGGATTATGCAACCTGTCGCCGGTTGGACTGGTGGTTTATAAACGTAAAGACCAGTATGATCTGCGCCGGTGGGGACGGCAACGTGGCGAGTTGCTAT GGGGACTCTGGGGGGCCGCTCAACTGCAAGAACGCTGACGGAGTTTGGGAGGTCCACGGGGTGGTCAGTTTCGGCTCAGCCTCGGGGTGCAATATTAACAAGAAGCCCTCGGTCTTCACTCGCGTCTCCGATTACAACAGCTGGATAGACCAG ATTATGGTCAACAACTAA
- the LOC116412071 gene encoding chymotrypsin-like elastase family member 2A isoform X2, with translation MTPLLVLVLCVAAAYGQECGVPTYPPVESRVVNGQEVAPHSWPWQVSLQYIYDGYWYHTCGGSLIAPNWVLTAAHCISSENTYRVQLGKHNLQQFNDGQETIGVIGLFNHPQWNPNNLANGFDISLLKLEREVDYSDTIKPGCLPPAGYILPNQFGCYVTGWGYLQTEGPPSATLQQGLLKIVDYATCRRLDWWFINVKTSMICAGGDGNVASCYGDSGGPLNCKNADGVWEVHGVVSFGSASGCNINKKPSVFTRVSDYNSWIDQIMVNN, from the exons ATGACTCCTCTGCTGGTCTTGGTGCTGTGCGTGGCTGCAG CCTATGGGCAAGAATGTGGCGTTCCTACTTACCCACCCGTTGAATCCCGAGTGGTCAATGGGCAAGAGGTTGCTCCACACAGTTGGCCCTGGCAG GTGTCCCTGCAGTACATTTATGATGGATACTGGTATCACACGTGTGGGGGGAGCCTCATTGCACCCAACTGGGTTCTAACTGCCGCTCACTGTATCAG CTCAGAGAATACTTACAGGGTGCAACTTGGGAAACACAACCTCCAACAGTTTAACGATGGGCAGGAAACTATCGGCGTCATTGGACTTTTTAACCATCCTCAGTGGAACCCAAACAACTTGGCCAATGG ATTTGATATCTCACTCCTCAAACTGGAAAGAGAGGTGGATTACAGTGACACCATCAAGCCTGGCTGTTTGCCCCCCGCTGGGTACATCCTTCCCAACCAATTTGGCTGCTATGTAACAGGCTGGGGGTATTTGCAGA CGGAAGGGCCTCCATCAGCGACGCTGCAACAGGGGCTGTTAAAGATAGTGGATTATGCAACCTGTCGCCGGTTGGACTGGTGGTTTATAAACGTAAAGACCAGTATGATCTGCGCCGGTGGGGACGGCAACGTGGCGAGTTGCTAT GGGGACTCTGGGGGGCCGCTCAACTGCAAGAACGCTGACGGAGTTTGGGAGGTCCACGGGGTGGTCAGTTTCGGCTCAGCCTCGGGGTGCAATATTAACAAGAAGCCCTCGGTCTTCACTCGCGTCTCCGATTACAACAGCTGGATAGACCAG ATTATGGTCAACAACTAA